TGCCGATGTCTTGCTCAGAGTTGAAGTGGAAAACTTTACTGTGAGTCATCGGCGTTGAGGTTACCAACGAGTCTACCTTCAAATCTAAAGTGTCATCCAAATTGAAGGGGTTTGCTTGGTTGTTCTCCGTATCCGTGCCCTGATGGCCCAAACTGTCGGAAAGACCGTCCGGCACAGATTGTGAATGATCCTTTGTCTCACGTCTACTCGCTGCCGGAGCTACAGCGACAGCTGGATTAGCTTCAAATGTCCTCTCAGGTGTGTCAGCCATCTTGACATCTGGGTCTGCACTAGCTGTCCCATTTAGTTTTGATACTTCAGGCGTGTGGACATCAGAGGTGTTGTCTTTAAAGTCAATGGTTGAATTACAGACTTTTGAAGGAGAGGGTTTGTCCAAGGTATTCTGGGGACTGTCGCTTGAGCTGGTTTCTGATATTGTTATCGTGCCATTCGGTTTACAAGGTTTATTATCAAAAGTGTTGTTCTGGAGGCAAAAGGTCACTGCACCGGTTTCCCCTAAAGCACTAGTGCCACAGGATTTCTGAAGAGAATGTATATCAAAAGTTCCGTTCTGCACATCACCCGACTCACCTGACTTAGCAGCTGAACTATTCTGATTCGTATCAAGGGAAGTTTCAGTGGCGTTCTGAACGTCGGCACTAACCTGATCTACAGCCACACTTTCTGCTTTGGGACTGTTTACATTAGATGGTGGAAGATCCAGAGTCTTGTTCTGAGGGCAGGATGTTTGATCAGTGGTATTTAAATTAGTGGAGGCACTCAGATCGGAGCTCGTTTCCGGCTCTTTGCCCATTGACTCAGTATCACGACCAGTAAGCAGCTCTTCCTCGTTAGCCTCCACAGCGATAGAAGTTTCCACGGGTTTGACATGAATCTCGAtggtgacattttttaaactggTGTTACTCTGCACATCCGGGGTAGCGATTTGTGAAGCAGCGCTCTGAACCGACAAGTCGCTGGAGGAGCTCATGTCGCGAGTCACATTAGAAGGAACGATTTCAAATGTGTCCTCAGCTGATGTTTGACTCTTCATGCTTTGTCCACTGAGCTCTAAGGAGGAGGAGTTGTTTTCTAAAACACTTAACACAGAAATATCCCGAGTTGCTTCCATAGAGGATTTCACGTTTTGCACAGACTTGTTGACCGGTCGTTCACTAAATGAGCTTGTGGTGCTGGTGACACCGCCAGTAAGAGTACTTGACAGTTCTTCACTTTGCATCATGTCCGGTCCGTCAGGCTCTGCCACAATCAATCCACTGAGCTCTGATGAAAGCCTGCTGGGTTTCACAGCATCCACTGGGGGAATATCCTGTGTAACGTCCATATTGGACATGTCTGCTCCCGGTGAAAGCTCTGAGTCACGAGTCACTTCGAGGAGAGTAATTTCGGGGAAATATCTGTCATCCAGCCAGCGCTCACGCTGACCCTTACTGTCAGGGGTGTCGACCATCTTAGCATTCTGATCTGTACCAGCTGTTGGGCCATTATGTTTTGACAGTTTAGGCGGCTGGATGTCAGAAGTGTTTCTTTCATTGCTAGTTATTTGCATAGGGGAATCATACGTACAATCAAGGAGAGTAATTTCAGGCAGGCTTTCGTCCTGCAGCCAGTAAACAGGAGAATTCTTATCGCCTAATGATTGACCAGAATGGCTACTAGAGGGATTTGAGTTGGGATGTTGGCTCCACCCTCCAGTTGATTTTTTACAACTCGCCGCGGTTACACCAAAGGGAAAGAAGGGAGCACTGGGGTGGGGACTGTTCCCACATTTCAAAGGCTCTGGAGATGGAGGTTTGTTTCCAatgtttaagtattttaaaatgGGTGTTAGAGCAGACTGAAGGCCAGACAGCCGTGACTTTGCCTTGGTTCCACCGCTGACGCTTCCTGGGGCTGGGGTTGAAAAGGTGCAGTTCTCAGAGAGAGGCTTATTTTCTACACCTGGATCTGCAGAGGAATATCCGGCCAAGTCTCCTTGGACCTGGAGCTTTGAGGTCTCAGCTGCAGCGGTGCCTCCGGGTGGAATATTTTCACGAAATTCCTCAGCTTCTGCATTTTCCTGAATAGATGAGGTTTGCGGTGTCGACTCATCGGCCATGACGGCGAACTTCTCGTCTTCTTTCACACGAGAAAGACGTTCTTTTTTCAGGTGTTTTCTCAGATGCTCTGTTACTGCAGCCTGTGGATTAAAAAATGTAGTTAATGGAAAACATCTTTACATTATTGTCATATCAACAAACTACTCTCAGGTATGAATCTATTGAGCCTGCATTCCATCTTAGATCAGCTGATTGTGTACTTGTCATTCCTCATTActgcttttaaaacctttttttttttctgggtgaatattaatttattgtttttatttattgaaggTTTTTGCTGTTGTAAAGTACTGTTTAAAAGGCAGATCTGAGACAggcttttgtttaaaaatacaaatacgtTTTTAACACTTTACGACAGACAACTTTTCCAACAACATTTcccacatcatcatcatgataaatgtcacattattatttctttaaagtTCAGAGACTGATCCTGAGCGAAGGTTGTGGTTTGAATCTCTTCTTTATGGGCAGAGATTGACCAAAACTTTGACAGATCTGACATCGATCAGTTGAGGTGTTACACCTCGTCCCTGTGCATAATACCCACGTAAATATTggacttttgttttgttgctattgatgaaaatcaTATCGTCATCTACGTTGTGCAGGTTATTAACACCTGGTGACGGACGCTGTGGACTGGACCTTCTGCACTGATGTTATATTCACTTTAATTAGGTCAAAACATAAAAGTTCAGCTAATTATAACAACTCCAGTCAACAGAGAGAAGGCACAGACACTGACGGatggtgtttgtgttattttaaggAGGTGACAGCCCCAAGAGAAGCTAAGCTAACGTTAGTTCGGTAACGTGACCGTCAGTTAGGAGGCTTTTTAACAACTTACCTACGTCAGCAGGAACTTGTTAGTTAACGTTTATCCTTTAAAACTCTTTAACCGGTTTTCTAAACACTCGGATCTGAACCACGACTCCACTGATGTTCAGTAAAAGTCAGAATTACGAGCGAAAAGTCACATCTCGAACTTCCTGAAGCAACAGAGCCGCCGCTCCAGTTCAAAATAGAAGTCTCCTTCACGATCATTGGACATATCCAACCAATCAGAGCCCTGAACACTTCTTCTTCGTGTACACTGTGAGCAGCGTTCATAGAGGAAAGAGCAGCACTGCCACCTGCTGCCTCCATGGAAAGATAACTCATAATTAAACAATTCTCAAGCTTTATTACAAAACTCAAACACGgcggagaaagaaaaacacgacACGATGAACATCTCATCACTTTATCCAgtttgacaaaaacaacaaaaaataaatccattTGTACATAATCATCAAATCTTCACAcaattcatcttcatcactcgTTTGTGGGCTTCTTCAGTTTGTTCTTCAGCTCAGACATGAGGGGATTTCCAAATCTGGGGAGACATTTCAAAATTAAGAGTAAGAATCAGACTTCATGTCTCTTTTCTGCAGAATTTCACTCTTCTTAAAAGTTTACCCTGGATGTCGAGGTGGCATCCATTTAGGTTTGGGTTTTTCCTCGTCTTGTTTGATCGCATCACTCTGCTCCTCAGGCTTTGTTTCAGGTTCCTGTTGATGTGACCACATTGTAAACATGTTCACACCTCAACACGTGAGACTCACAGACTATTAATGAAGCTTAATGATACCTGTGAGAAGGTCTCTGAGCTTTTTTCTTCCGTCATCGCACGCTTGGTCTTTTTCAAAGCGGGGAAACCTGCGCCAAGGCCTGAAAAACGAAGATTTGTGACATTATTTACAAACTTTGATACATGAGGACAAAGAGGCGCCATACACGTGCAAGACACAGGCGAAGATGTCAAATTTGAGATAGAATGAGACTCGTACGTAAAAGACAAACTACTGAAAATGTCCGGATCCGATATCACAAACAATTTCCAAAGTTCATGTCTGGAAACAACTTAGAGTGACCCATACCTGGCAGTTTTATCCCGATGCCCATGCCTCCCAAAGGCACACCTCGAGGGACTTTGACTGGCAGCCGCGAGGAGGGCGTGGGATCCGCTGAGGGCATGTGCAGCAGGGAGCGGGGATCTGAGGGCGGCCTGACACGAGGGTTTTTCACAGCAATCCTCGACTTTTGTGGTGTGAAGTCCAGAGCAGACTCGTCCACCTGCAATGACAAAACCAACTGAGCTCACACCATCTCTGAAGGTTATGAACACTTtgaaatttaaatatgttattttaGAAACAATGCATCAATCTGAACCTGAGTTGCTGTCGGCTCGTCTGCCTCCTCAGCGATATCCT
The Pleuronectes platessa chromosome 21, fPlePla1.1, whole genome shotgun sequence DNA segment above includes these coding regions:
- the LOC128426527 gene encoding uncharacterized protein LOC128426527; this translates as MADESTPQTSSIQENAEAEEFRENIPPGGTAAAETSKLQVQGDLAGYSSADPGVENKPLSENCTFSTPAPGSVSGGTKAKSRLSGLQSALTPILKYLNIGNKPPSPEPLKCGNSPHPSAPFFPFGVTAASCKKSTGGWSQHPNSNPSSSHSGQSLGDKNSPVYWLQDESLPEITLLDCTYDSPMQITSNERNTSDIQPPKLSKHNGPTAGTDQNAKMVDTPDSKGQRERWLDDRYFPEITLLEVTRDSELSPGADMSNMDVTQDIPPVDAVKPSRLSSELSGLIVAEPDGPDMMQSEELSSTLTGGVTSTTSSFSERPVNKSVQNVKSSMEATRDISVLSVLENNSSSLELSGQSMKSQTSAEDTFEIVPSNVTRDMSSSSDLSVQSAASQIATPDVQSNTSLKNVTIEIHVKPVETSIAVEANEEELLTGRDTESMGKEPETSSDLSASTNLNTTDQTSCPQNKTLDLPPSNVNSPKAESVAVDQVSADVQNATETSLDTNQNSSAAKSGESGDVQNGTFDIHSLQKSCGTSALGETGAVTFCLQNNTFDNKPCKPNGTITISETSSSDSPQNTLDKPSPSKVCNSTIDFKDNTSDVHTPEVSKLNGTASADPDVKMADTPERTFEANPAVAVAPAASRRETKDHSQSVPDGLSDSLGHQGTDTENNQANPFNLDDTLDLKVDSLVTSTPMTHSKVFHFNSEQDIGKAIAAQKRLYGDGPCKLVIQVPTDVPSNVITDRKTLMQPLARSHLPPSRAASQLLKYHPTSALPGRGEPATSKLPMTRQRTQTEAVKHPAPSAQGFKISGISSSYNLRPTTTASKQPNSGLPRPPMSSIPSGFQRSAPGLRPPSAKSNLGPAAANPGTKFTQPKKHTLIRGELLPTAKRKKTDGPAPSSSGAETSTASDAGNGFKNPKRIGTSCNQRVLPAKVHRDDAAVPVTAAAAENMTSCNAASRSRNQKLPVNHHRSQPAKPQGQGCAKCVSLEEQLKTQSAEIKRLKEELLKYSQQGEEC